One window of Desulfobacca acetoxidans DSM 11109 genomic DNA carries:
- the groL gene encoding chaperonin GroEL (60 kDa chaperone family; promotes refolding of misfolded polypeptides especially under stressful conditions; forms two stacked rings of heptamers to form a barrel-shaped 14mer; ends can be capped by GroES; misfolded proteins enter the barrel where they are refolded when GroES binds), with product MSAKEIKYDIKAREAMLRGVNTLADAVKVTLGPKGRNVIIEKSFGAPSITKDGVTVAKEIEIEDKFENMGAQMVREVASKTSDVAGDGTTTATLLAQAIYQEGSKLVAAGVNPMALKRGVDKAVATVVGELKKISKPTKDQKEIAQVGTISANNDATIGNIIADAMSKVGKEGVITVEEAKGMETSLEVVEGMQFDRGYISPYFVTNPDKMEVSLEEPLLLIHEKKISAMKDLLPILEQIAKMGKPLLIIAEDVEGEALATLVVNKLRGTLQVAAVKAPGFGDRRKAMLEDIAILTGGQVISEDLGVKLENISLKDLGSAKKINIDRDNTTIIDGAGSREKIEARVKQIRAQIDETTSDYDREKLQERLAKIVGGVAVIRVGAATEVEMKEKKARVEDALNATRAAVEEGIVPGGGVAFIRTLPALESLKLENHDEQLGVNIIKRALEEPVRQIANNAGGEGSVVAEHVKKESGAMGFNAETGVYEDLMVAGVIDPTKVARFALQNAASVSSLLLTTEAMIAEKPKKEEPMPMPPGGGMGGMGGMY from the coding sequence ATGTCAGCAAAGGAAATCAAATACGATATCAAGGCAAGGGAAGCCATGCTGCGCGGCGTCAACACCCTGGCCGACGCAGTTAAGGTAACCCTGGGTCCTAAGGGTCGTAACGTCATTATCGAAAAATCCTTCGGTGCCCCCTCCATTACCAAAGACGGCGTCACCGTAGCCAAAGAGATCGAGATTGAAGACAAGTTCGAGAACATGGGCGCCCAGATGGTCCGGGAAGTGGCCTCCAAGACCTCGGACGTGGCCGGTGACGGTACCACCACGGCTACTCTTTTGGCCCAGGCAATCTACCAGGAAGGTTCCAAGCTGGTAGCAGCCGGCGTCAACCCTATGGCCCTCAAGCGCGGTGTGGACAAGGCCGTAGCAACTGTCGTCGGGGAGCTGAAGAAGATCTCCAAACCTACCAAAGACCAGAAAGAGATCGCCCAGGTAGGCACTATTAGCGCCAACAACGATGCCACCATCGGCAACATTATTGCCGACGCCATGAGCAAAGTGGGTAAAGAGGGCGTCATCACCGTGGAAGAAGCCAAGGGCATGGAGACCAGCCTGGAGGTGGTGGAAGGTATGCAGTTCGACCGGGGCTATATTTCTCCCTATTTTGTCACCAACCCTGACAAGATGGAGGTAAGCCTGGAAGAACCGTTGCTGCTGATTCACGAGAAGAAAATCAGCGCTATGAAAGACCTGCTGCCCATCCTGGAGCAGATCGCCAAAATGGGCAAGCCCCTGTTGATCATTGCCGAGGATGTGGAAGGCGAAGCCCTGGCCACCCTGGTAGTGAATAAATTGCGCGGCACCCTGCAGGTGGCCGCGGTCAAGGCCCCTGGCTTCGGCGACCGCCGCAAGGCCATGTTAGAAGATATCGCCATCCTCACCGGCGGCCAGGTGATTTCCGAAGACCTGGGCGTTAAACTGGAAAACATTTCACTCAAAGACCTGGGCAGCGCCAAGAAGATCAACATCGACCGGGATAATACCACCATCATCGACGGCGCCGGTTCCCGGGAAAAGATCGAAGCGCGGGTCAAGCAGATCCGGGCCCAGATCGATGAGACCACTTCTGACTATGACCGGGAAAAGCTCCAGGAGCGGTTGGCCAAGATCGTCGGCGGCGTAGCCGTCATCCGCGTCGGCGCGGCTACCGAAGTAGAGATGAAAGAGAAGAAAGCCCGCGTGGAAGACGCCTTGAACGCCACCCGGGCCGCGGTGGAAGAAGGCATCGTCCCTGGCGGCGGCGTCGCTTTCATCCGCACCCTGCCGGCCTTGGAAAGCCTTAAGCTGGAGAACCATGACGAGCAGTTGGGCGTCAACATTATCAAACGGGCCCTGGAAGAACCGGTGCGGCAGATTGCCAACAATGCCGGTGGCGAAGGCTCCGTGGTGGCCGAACATGTGAAGAAGGAAAGCGGCGCCATGGGCTTTAATGCTGAAACCGGGGTATATGAGGATCTGATGGTAGCGGGCGTCATCGACCCGACCAAGGTGGCCCGCTTCGCCCTGCAGAACGCAGCCTCCGTTTCCTCGCTGCTGCTCACCACCGAGGCCATGATCGCCGAGAAACCCAAGAAGGAAGAACCGATGCCGATGCCTCCGGGCGGCGGCATGGGCGGTATGGGCGGCATGTACTAA
- a CDS encoding type II toxin-antitoxin system HicA family toxin produces MNWAKLDKLRSWVKELREKGGVNSSELESLASALGRVPSDRGKHQTWINKRFPDLRPISIPRHGSKDLNKITKNSILDQLEFDLEKIEEEIVEE; encoded by the coding sequence ATGAATTGGGCAAAACTTGACAAACTTCGAAGTTGGGTTAAAGAATTAAGGGAAAAAGGGGGAGTTAATAGTTCCGAACTTGAGTCTTTAGCCAGTGCTCTTGGGAGGGTTCCAAGTGACCGGGGAAAGCATCAGACATGGATTAACAAGAGGTTTCCCGATCTTCGTCCAATTAGCATACCACGCCATGGTTCAAAGGATCTAAATAAAATTACAAAAAATAGTATTCTTGACCAATTGGAATTCGATCTTGAAAAAATAGAAGAAGAAATTGTCGAAGAATAG
- the groES gene encoding co-chaperone GroES, whose protein sequence is MKVIPLNDRVLVKRTEELQVTKGGIYIPDTAKEKPIEGRIIAVGSGKIADNGERVPLTVKPGDRVLFGKYAGTEIKVEGEEHLMMREDDILAILED, encoded by the coding sequence ATGAAGGTTATCCCCTTGAACGATCGCGTTCTGGTGAAGCGGACCGAAGAGTTGCAAGTGACCAAAGGCGGCATCTATATCCCCGACACCGCCAAAGAGAAACCCATTGAGGGCCGGATCATAGCGGTAGGTTCCGGTAAGATTGCCGATAACGGCGAACGTGTTCCCCTGACCGTAAAACCCGGCGACCGCGTCCTGTTTGGCAAATACGCCGGTACCGAGATCAAGGTCGAAGGCGAAGAGCACCTGATGATGCGGGAAGATGATATTCTGGCCATACTCGAAGATTAA
- a CDS encoding glutamate synthase-related protein — translation MTFSNPNRSPATLTKTRVKPAPISGICVTCLDSCPGPCEIGRSAIRGREMLYPQPFGNVTAGADKDYPVDLSHFNVQGTCVGAVGIEANSDKATFPAVDVSAEIGVNAKVQLDFPCFTGALGSTEIARVHWEAMAIGAAISGIIIVCGENVCGMDPQAEIKNGRVVHSPEMARRVKIFKDWYQGKGDIIVQANVEDGRLGVPEYVIEKLGVEFFELKWGQGAKNIGGEVKLHTLERAKLLRDRGYIVLPDPQNSATEERWIAKGIKEFERHSRLGMVDEDEFYKTVEHLRRVGAKRISLKTGAYRPADLARAVKFASQAKIDLLTVDGAGGGTGMSPWRMMNEWGVPTVYIECLLYEYLKYLDGKGEFVPDCAIAGGLSLEDHIFKGLALGAPYVKLVCMGRSIMTASMVGTNEGRKLEAMCQREERDCKEAYVEHFAEAATLRRRFPLGEHGIIPPGAIGMYSYISRLTQGLQQFMAGARKFALKHITRDDLFALTEEAAKISGIPYVMDADADEVEKILGYRR, via the coding sequence GTGTGAAATCGGCCGCTCTGCCATTCGCGGTCGGGAAATGCTCTACCCCCAACCGTTCGGCAACGTCACCGCCGGGGCCGATAAAGACTATCCGGTGGATCTTTCTCATTTCAATGTACAAGGCACCTGTGTTGGCGCCGTGGGTATTGAGGCGAATTCAGATAAGGCTACTTTTCCGGCGGTGGATGTAAGCGCTGAAATCGGCGTCAACGCCAAGGTACAACTAGATTTCCCCTGTTTTACCGGTGCCTTGGGATCTACCGAGATTGCTCGCGTACATTGGGAAGCCATGGCCATCGGCGCCGCCATCAGCGGCATTATCATTGTCTGCGGCGAGAACGTCTGCGGCATGGACCCTCAGGCGGAGATTAAAAACGGTCGCGTGGTACACTCGCCGGAGATGGCGCGGCGGGTAAAGATCTTCAAAGATTGGTACCAGGGCAAGGGCGATATCATCGTTCAGGCCAATGTCGAGGACGGCCGTCTGGGCGTCCCCGAGTACGTGATTGAAAAGCTCGGAGTAGAGTTCTTCGAACTGAAGTGGGGCCAGGGTGCCAAGAATATCGGCGGCGAAGTCAAACTGCATACCCTGGAGCGCGCCAAGCTGCTCCGGGACCGCGGCTATATCGTGCTTCCCGATCCCCAAAACTCGGCTACCGAAGAACGGTGGATAGCCAAGGGCATCAAGGAATTCGAACGCCATTCCCGGTTGGGCATGGTCGATGAAGATGAATTCTATAAAACCGTGGAGCATCTGCGCCGGGTAGGCGCTAAACGGATTTCCCTCAAAACCGGCGCTTATCGTCCCGCTGACCTGGCCCGGGCGGTTAAATTCGCCTCCCAGGCCAAGATCGATCTGTTAACGGTAGACGGCGCCGGCGGGGGCACCGGCATGAGCCCCTGGCGCATGATGAACGAATGGGGCGTTCCCACGGTCTACATCGAATGTCTGCTCTATGAATATCTCAAATACCTGGACGGTAAGGGTGAATTTGTGCCGGACTGCGCCATCGCCGGCGGTCTCTCCCTTGAAGACCATATCTTCAAGGGCCTGGCCCTGGGCGCCCCCTACGTCAAACTGGTCTGCATGGGCCGTTCGATCATGACCGCCTCTATGGTGGGCACTAATGAAGGGCGTAAGCTGGAGGCCATGTGCCAACGGGAAGAACGTGATTGCAAGGAGGCCTATGTAGAGCATTTTGCCGAGGCCGCCACCCTGCGCCGCCGGTTTCCTTTAGGGGAACACGGCATCATCCCGCCTGGCGCCATCGGCATGTACAGCTATATCAGCCGACTGACCCAGGGTCTGCAGCAGTTCATGGCCGGGGCGCGGAAATTCGCCCTGAAACATATCACCCGCGACGACCTGTTTGCCCTGACCGAAGAAGCCGCCAAAATCTCCGGCATTCCCTACGTCATGGATGCTGATGCCGATGAAGTCGAAAAGATTTTAGGGTACCGGCGCTAG